Proteins from one Procambarus clarkii isolate CNS0578487 chromosome 40, FALCON_Pclarkii_2.0, whole genome shotgun sequence genomic window:
- the LOC138372900 gene encoding uncharacterized protein encodes MVNDHPCTTTSTMVNDHPCTTTSTMVNDHPCTTTSTMVNDHPCTTTGTMVNDHPCTTTSTMVNDHTCTTTSTMVNDHPCTTTSTTVNDHPCTTTGTRANDHPCTTTSTMVNDHPCTTTSTMVNDHPCTTTSTMVNDHPCTTTSTTVNDHPCTTTGTRANDHPCTTTSTMVNDHPCTTTSTMVNDHPCTTTSTMVNDHPCTTTSTRVNDHQHHGQRPPLHDHQHQGQRPPAPWSTTTPVRPPAPWSTTTPV; translated from the coding sequence atggtcaacGACCACCCCTGtacgaccaccagcaccatggtcaacGACCACCCCTGtacgaccaccagcaccatggtcaacGACCACCCCTGtacgaccaccagcaccatggtcaacGACCACCCCTGTACGACCACCGGCACCATGGTCAACGACCACCCCTGtacgaccaccagcaccatggtcaacGACCACACCTGtacgaccaccagcaccatggtcaacGACCACCCCTgtacgaccaccagcaccacggTCAACGACCACCCCTGTACGACCACCGGCACCAGGGCCAACGACCACCCCTGtacgaccaccagcaccatggtcaacGACCACCCCTGtacgaccaccagcaccatggtcaacGACCACCCATGtacgaccaccagcaccatggtcaacGACCACCCCTgtacgaccaccagcaccacggTCAACGACCACCCCTGTACGACCACCGGCACCAGGGCCAACGACCACCCCTGtacgaccaccagcaccatggtcaacGACCACCCCTGtacgaccaccagcaccatggtcaacGACCACCCCTGtacgaccaccagcaccatggtcaacGACCACCCTTGtacgaccaccagcaccagggtcaacgaccaccagcaccatggtcaacGACCACCCCTGcacgaccaccagcaccagggtcaacgaccaccagcaccatggtcaacGACCACTCCTGtacgaccaccagcaccatggtcaacGACCACCCCTGTatga
- the LOC138372901 gene encoding enterin neuropeptides-like: MVNDHPCTTTSTMVNDHPCTTTSTMVNDHPCTTTSTRANDHPCTTTSTRVNDHPCTTTSTMVNDHPCTTTSTMVNDHPCTTTSTRANGHPCTTTSTMVNDHSCTTTSTMVNDHPCTTTSTMVNDHPCTTTSTRVNDHQHHGQRPSLYDHQHQGQRPPLYDHQHQGQRPSLYDHQHHGQRPPLYDHQHQGQRPPLYDHQHQGQRPSLYDHQHQGQRPPLYDHQHHGQRPPLHDHQHHGQRPPLHDHQHHGQRPPLYDHQHHGQRPPLYDHQHQGQRPPLYDHQHHGQRPPLHDHQHHGQRPPLYDHQHHGQRPPLYDHQHQGQRPPLYDHQHHGQRPPLHDHQHHGQRPPLHDHQHHGQRPPLYDLQHHGQRPPLYDHQHQGQRPPLYDHQHHGQRPPLYDHQHHGQRPPLYDHQHQGQRPPLYDHQHQGQRPPLYDHQHHGLRPPAPWSTTTSTMANDHPCTTTSTRANDHQHHVQRPPLYDHQHQGQRPPLYDHQHHGQRPPLYDHRHQGQRPPLYDHQHHGQRPPLYDHQHQGQRPPLYDHQHQGQRPPLYDHQHQGQRPPLYDHRYQGQRPPLYDHQHHGQRPPLYDHQHHGQRPPAPGPTTTPVRPPAPWSTTTPVRPPAPWSTTTPVRPPAPGPTTTPV, translated from the coding sequence atggtcaacGACCACCCCTGtacgaccaccagcaccatggtcaacGACCACCCCTGtacgaccaccagcaccatggtcaacGACCATCCCTGtacgaccaccagcaccagggccaACGACCATCCCTGtacgaccaccagcaccagggtcaaCGACCACCCCTGtacgaccaccagcaccatggtcaacGACCACCCCTGtacgaccaccagcaccatggtcaacGACCACCCCTGtacgaccaccagcaccagggccaACGGCCACCCCTGtacgaccaccagcaccatggtcaacGACCACTCCTGcacgaccaccagcaccatggtcaacGACCACCCCTGtacgaccaccagcaccatggtcaacGACCACCCCTGtacgaccaccagcaccagggtcaacgaccaccagcaccatggtcaacGACCATCCCTGtacgaccaccagcaccagggtcaaCGACCACCTCTGtacgaccaccagcaccagggtcaaCGACCATCCCTGtacgaccaccagcaccatggtcaacGACCACCCCTGtacgaccaccagcaccagggtcaaCGACCACCTCTGtacgaccaccagcaccagggtcaaCGACCATCCCTGtacgaccaccagcaccagggccaACGACCACCCCTGtacgaccaccagcaccatggtcaacGACCACCCCTGcacgaccaccagcaccatggtcaacGACCACCCCTGcacgaccaccagcaccatggtcaacGACCACCCCTGtacgaccaccagcaccatggtcaacGACCACCCCTGtacgaccaccagcaccagggtcaaCGACCACCTCTGtacgaccaccagcaccatggtcaacGACCACCCCTGcacgaccaccagcaccatggtcaacGACCACCCCTGtacgaccaccagcaccatggtcaacGACCACCCCTGtacgaccaccagcaccagggtcaaCGACCACCCCTGtacgaccaccagcaccatggtcaacGACCACCCCTGcacgaccaccagcaccatggtcaacGACCACCCCTGcacgaccaccagcaccatggtcaacGACCACCCCTGTACGACCTCCAGCACCATGGTCAACGACCACCCCTGtacgaccaccagcaccagggtcaaCGACCACCTCTGtacgaccaccagcaccatggtcaacGACCACCCCTGtacgaccaccagcaccatggtcaacGACCACCCCTGtacgaccaccagcaccagggtcaaCGACCACCTCTGtacgaccaccagcaccagggccaACGACCACCCCTGtacgaccaccagcaccatggtctacgaccaccagcaccatggtcaacgaccaccagcaccatggccaACGACCACCCCTGtacgaccaccagcaccagggccaacgaccaccagcaccatgtCCAACGACCACCCCTGtacgaccaccagcaccagggccaACGACCACCCCTGtacgaccaccagcaccatggccaACGACCGCCCCTGTACGACCACCGGCACCAGGGCCAACGACCACCCCTGTatgaccaccagcaccatggtcaacGACCACCCCTGtacgaccaccagcaccagggccaACGACCACCCCTGtacgaccaccagcaccagggccaACGACCACCCCTGtacgaccaccagcaccagggccaACGACCACCCCTGTACGACCACCGGTACCAGGGCCAACGACCACCCCTGtacgaccaccagcaccatggtcaacGACCACCCCTGtacgaccaccagcaccatggtcaacgaccaccagcaccagggccaACGACCACCCCTGtacgaccaccagcaccatggtcaacGACCACCCCTGtacgaccaccagcaccatggtcaacGACCACCCCTGtacgaccaccagcaccagggccaACGACCACCCCTGTatga